The Candidatus Tanganyikabacteria bacterium region TCCGGCCTCGGCCATGGACTGGGTGACGACCGCGTCGTAGTTGGGCGCCGGCTGGCCCGTGCCGCCGCCGCGGATCGGCGCCCCCATGGCCCAGCGCGGGCTGGCGCCGACCCAGTCGATGAGCGCCTCGTTGAGGGCCACGTGGTAGTAGTTCTTGGGAATCGCCCGGGAGCGGGCGAAGACCCACATGATGATGGGCATGTTCTCCTGCGCCGCGATGGCCGTGAGGCGCACCGGCACGCAGGGGTACTTCTCCTTGAACTTCACCACCACCGGTTGCAAGTCGCCGGTCTCCTTGTCCTTGAGGAGCTTGAGCGCCACGAAGTAGAACTTCTGCTGGATGTAAGTCTTCGACAGTTCCCCGAAGCTGTCGGGGATGCGGTAGCCCTCTTTCTTCAGCCACTCCTCGAGGGCCTTGGGATCGCTCGGCAGCAGGACGCTGGCGTCGAAGGGGCCGACCTTCTCGCGCGAGATCACCGTGACCCCGGCGTTGTCCACGGCGCTTTCCGCCTGCGGCGCCGCCGCCCGCGTCGCGCCCCCGGCATCCCCGAAGGCGAACATCGGGCCGTCCGTCTTGCACGTGCCCTCGGTCTTGTAGTTGAGCCGGAACTGCGGGATGGTGGGCGGCCCCAGGCGCCGGAACACCTCGTCGCTGCTCACGCCCACCGACGGCGTCGCCGGCAAGGGGATGACCCACGAGAAATCCTCGGCCTTGCCCGCGTACTGGATCTGGATGATGGCGAAGACGTCGCCGTTGTCGTGATCGACCCCGAAGACGATTTTTTCGCCGGCCTGATCCACGGGCACGTTGCGGCAGAAGAAACCGCCGCAGGCCAGCGCCGCGGGCGCCGCCAGGGACCAGGCCAGGGCCGCCGCGCCCAGGATGCCGATCGACTTGCGCATGCTCACCTCCCGCGGGCTACCGTCTCACCGACGGATAACACTAGCGATAACATTCCCGGCCCGGCGGTGTTGCATGAACAGCCCGCGCCATGAGACGATCTCCGCCCATGTCTACCGCACAAGCGCCTGGTATCCCCGCCAACGACCTCATCGACATCCTCGGGACCGACCACCTCGAGTTCTACGTCGGCAACGCGCGGCAAGCCGCGTACTACTACCAGAAGGCCTTCGGCTTCGATCTGGTGGCCTACGCCGGCCCCGAGACGGGCTTGCGAGACCGGGCGAGCTACGTCGTGGCGCAGAACCAGATCCGCTTCGCGCTCACCACCGGCCTGACCGCCGACCATCCGGCCACCGCCCACCAGGCCAGGCATGGCGACGGCGTCAAGGTCGTGGCGCTCCAGGTGGCCGACGCGGCGCGGGCCTACCGCCTGGCCACGGCCCGGGGCGCCGCGGGCCTGGCCGAGCCGGCCGAGTTGCGCGACGAGCATGGCACGGCCGTCGTGGCGACGATCGGGGCGTACGGCGATACCGTGCACACGTTCGTGCAGCGCGACGCCTACCGCGGCGCGTTCCTGCCCGGCTACCAGGCGGCGCGGGGCCTGGGCTGCCGGCCCACCGGCCTCGAGGTCGTGGATCACGTGGTGGCCAACGTCGGCGACGGCCAGATGCGCGAGTGGCAAGCCTGGTACGAGCGGATCTTCGCGTTCCACCAGTTCGCGCATTTC contains the following coding sequences:
- the hppD gene encoding 4-hydroxyphenylpyruvate dioxygenase codes for the protein MSTAQAPGIPANDLIDILGTDHLEFYVGNARQAAYYYQKAFGFDLVAYAGPETGLRDRASYVVAQNQIRFALTTGLTADHPATAHQARHGDGVKVVALQVADAARAYRLATARGAAGLAEPAELRDEHGTAVVATIGAYGDTVHTFVQRDAYRGAFLPGYQAARGLGCRPTGLEVVDHVVANVGDGQMREWQAWYERIFAFHQFAHFDDKDISTEYSALRSVVMANHNERVKFPINEPAAGRKKSQIQEYVEAWGGPGVQHLALATRDIVATVEALRANGVEFQGTPESYYDGIPERLGAVHEDIAAMKRLGILVDQDDLGYMLQIFTKPLEDRPTVFFEIIQRKGSTSFGKGNFKALFESIERDQAARGNL
- a CDS encoding DUF2330 domain-containing protein; protein product: MRKSIGILGAAALAWSLAAPAALACGGFFCRNVPVDQAGEKIVFGVDHDNGDVFAIIQIQYAGKAEDFSWVIPLPATPSVGVSSDEVFRRLGPPTIPQFRLNYKTEGTCKTDGPMFAFGDAGGATRAAAPQAESAVDNAGVTVISREKVGPFDASVLLPSDPKALEEWLKKEGYRIPDSFGELSKTYIQQKFYFVALKLLKDKETGDLQPVVVKFKEKYPCVPVRLTAIAAQENMPIIMWVFARSRAIPKNYYHVALNEALIDWVGASPRWAMGAPIRGGGTGQPAPNYDAVVTQSMAEAGGNGFVTELATSSSVVKASLTHNYDPDKLKGLTDPAAFMREVANQAYPRGGVMQNLMRKYLPLPADLATRGTDEMTWWNSLFFGSNQFRTTPADFAAFDAAKFAEDIRTTFVKPIDEAADLIGRLPYLTRMYTTMTVAAMGAKDPLFAFNSKLGDVSNVHTADAAILCNPDVYEHEAPYRITLANGHSFVIEPDKQDRRYKPLPLGSMPAAFRIEQLAEEAPSELIADNGPKIDEVLKKLPIPKSVSAGPGCACNGLPNMKLGADRPRDTSAADTEAVFWGVALGALFAWRWRRRNDKA